A window from Telopea speciosissima isolate NSW1024214 ecotype Mountain lineage chromosome 8, Tspe_v1, whole genome shotgun sequence encodes these proteins:
- the LOC122672771 gene encoding cytokinin dehydrogenase 1-like, whose product MIFLRCFWFLFLSCITARINPCSILPFTAPTASDLESSLVRSSLLTLNLDGHFSFDDVHHAASDFGYRYHFLPSAILHPESVSDIAITIKHIFHMGPSSKLTVAARGHGHSLQGQSQAHEGVVINMESLQGPAMRIHAGELPYVDVSGGELWINILHESLKYGFAPKSWTDYLHLTVGGTLSNAGISGQAFRHGPQISNVYQLEIVTGKGEVMNCSDKQNADLFYSVLGGLGQFGIITRARIALEPAPKMVKWIKVLYSNFSRFVKDQEYLISAKNTFDYIEGFVIINRTGLLNNWRSSFNPQDPVQASRFSSDDRTLFCLEMAKNFNPDETDIMNQAVESLLSQLNYIPSTLFLTEVSYLDFLDRVHISEIKLRSKGLWEVPHPWLNLLIPRTRIHKFAEEVFGNILTDTSNGPILIYPVNKSKWDGRTSVVTPEEDIFYLVAFLSSAVPSSKGTNGLEHILTQNKRILDFCETAHLGVKQYLPHYSTQEEWRSHFGPRWEIFVQQKSAYDPLAILAPGQKIFQKAIPFS is encoded by the exons ATGATATTCCTCAgatgtttttggtttttgttcttGAGCTGTATCACAGCCAGAATCAACCCATGCTCCATCCTCCCTTTCACAGCCCCAACTGCATCTGACTTGGAGTCCTCCCTCGTCCGTTCTTCACTATTGACACTGAATCTTGATGGgcatttttcttttgatgatgTCCACCATGCAGCAAGTGACTTTGGCTATCGATACCATTTCCTCCCAAGTGCAATCCTACACCCAGAGTCAGTTTCAGATATTGCAATTACCATAAAGCACATCTTCCATATGGGTCCCAGTTCAAAGCTCACGGTTGCAGCTAGAGGCCACGGCCACTCTCTCCAAGGCCAGTCACAAGCCCATGAAGGAGTTGTCATCAACATGGAATCACTCCAGGGACCAGCAATGCGAATCCATGCCGGTGAGCTCCCTTACGTGGATGTTTCTGGTGGTGAACTTTGGATAAATATCCTGCATGAAAGCTTGAAATATGGGTTTGCTCCAAAATCTTGGACAGACTATCTCCATCTCACTGTTGGTGGAACTTTGTCCAACGCTGGGATCAGTGGGCAGGCATTCCGCCACGGACCGCAGATCAGTAATGTCTACCAGCTAGAGATTGTCACAG GAAAAGGAGAGGTGATGAACTGTTCAGACAAACAGAATGCAGATCTCTTTTACAGTGTCCTTGGAGGACTGGGTCAATTTGGGATCATAACCCGGGCTAGAATTGCTCTCGAACCAGCTCCCAAAATG GTGAAATGGATTAAAGTTCTATACTCAAATTTCTCCAGATTTGTCAAGGACCAGGAGTATCTAATATCTGCTAAGAATACCTTCGACTACATTGAAGGCTTCGTGATCATAAACAGGACAGGTTTACTTAATAACTGGAGATCATCCTTCAACCCTCAAGACCCAGTTCAAGCAAGCCGGTTCAGTTCGGATGATAGAACTCTGTTCTGCCTAGAAATGGCCAAAAATTTCAACCCAGATGAGACTGACATCATGAACCAG GCAGTGGAGAGCCTTTTGTCTCAACTAAATTATATTCCATCAACACTTTTCCTAACAGAAGTCTCATACCTGGACTTCCTGGACAGAGTGCACATATCTGAGATAAAGCTTCGATCGAAAGGCCTATGGGAAGTTCCACACCCATggcttaaccttctaattccaaGAACCAGAATCCACAAATTTGCTGAAGAGGTCTTCGGCAACATTCTTACTGACACTAGCAATGGTCCCATCCTCATCTACCCAGTGAACAAATCCAA GTGGGATGGCAGGACTTCTGTAGTAACTCCAGAGGAAGATATTTTCTACCTAGTGGCATTCCTTTCTTCAGCTGTGCCTTCTTCCAAAGGAACCAATGGCTTGGAACACATTTTAACCCAGAACAAAAGAATTCTAGATTTCTGTGAAACAGCCCACCTTGGAGTGAAGCAATATCTGCCTCATTACAGCACCCAGGAAGAGTGGCGATCCCACTTTGGCCCTCGTTGGGAAATCTTTGTACAGCAAAAATCTGCTTATGACCCTTTGGCTATCCTTGCTCCTGGccagaaaatttttcaaaaggcAATACCATTCTCATAA